From a region of the Molothrus ater isolate BHLD 08-10-18 breed brown headed cowbird chromosome 15, BPBGC_Mater_1.1, whole genome shotgun sequence genome:
- the HDAC3 gene encoding histone deacetylase 3 isoform X1: MAKTVAYFYDPDVGNFHYGAGHPMKPHRLALTHSLVLHYGLYKKMIVFKPYQASQHDMCRFHSEDYIDFLQRVSPNNMQGFTKSLNAFNVGDDCPVFPGLFEFCSRYTGASLQGATQLNNKICDIAINWAGGLHHAKKFEASGFCYVNDIVIGILELLKYHPRVLYIDIDIHHGDGVQEAFYLTDRVMTVSFHKYGNYFFPGTGDMYEVGAESGRYYCLNVPLRDGIDDQSYKHLFQPVINQVVDYYQPTCIVLQCGADSLGCDRLGCFNLSIRGHGECVEYVKSFNIPLLVLGGGGYTVRNVARCWTYETSLLVDEPISDELPYSEYFEYFAPDFTLHPDVSTRIENQNSRQYLDQIRQTIFENLKMLNHAPSVQIHDVPSDLLSYDRTDEPDPEERGSEENYSRPEAPNEFYDGDHDNDKESDVEI, translated from the exons ATGGCGAAGACCGTGGCCTATTTCTACGACCCGGACGTGGGGAACTTCCACTACG GCGCGGGGCACCCCATGAAGCCGCACCGCCTGGCGCTCACGCACAGCCTGGTGCTGCACTACGGCCTCTACAAGAAAATGATC GTGTTCAAGCCCTACCAGGCCTCCCAGCACGACATGTGCCGCTTCCACTCCGAGGATTACATCGACTTCCTGCAGAGGGTGAGCCCCAACAACATGCAGGGCTTCACCAAGAGCCTCAACGCCTTCAACGTGGGTGATGACTG CCCAGTGTTTCCAGGCCTCTTTGAATTTTGCTCTCGTTACACTGGggcctccctgcagggagcaacACAGCTGAACAACAAG ATCTGTGACATTGCCATAAACTGGGCAGGGGGTCTCCATCATGCCAAAAAGTTTGAG GCTTCAGGCTTCTGTTATGTCAACGACATCGTGATCGgcatcctggagctgctcaa GTATCACCCCCGGGTGCTGTACATCGACATCGATATCCATCACGGGGACGGCGTGCAGGAGGCTTTCTACCTGACAGATCGTGTCATGACAGTGTCATTTCACAAATATGGCAACTATTTCTTTCCTGGCACAG GTGACATGTATGAGGTTGGTGCAGAGAGTGGCCGTTACTATTGTCTCAATGTGCCCCTCCGAGATGGCATCGATGACCAAA GTTATAAGCACCTCTTCCAGCCAGTTATTAACCAGGTGGTAGATTACTATCAGCCTACCTGCATAGTCCTGCAG TGTGGTGCTGATTCTCTGGGTTGTGACCGGCTGGGATGTTTTAACCTCAGTATAAGAGGTCATGG GGAGTGTGTGGAGTATGTGAAGAGCTTCAACATTCCCTtgctggtgctgggaggaggaggtTACACGGTGCGGAACGTGGCTCGCTGCTG GACTTATGAAACCTCCTTGCTCGTGGATGAACCAATTAGTGATGAGCTCCCCTACAGTG AGTACTTTGAGTACTTCGCTCCAGACTTCACCCTTCACCCTGATGTCAGCACGAGGATTGAGAATCAGAACTCCAGGCAG TACCTGGATCAGATCAGGCAGACCATATTTGAGAACCTGAAGATGCTGAACCACGCTCCCAGCGTGCAGATCCACGACGTGCCCTCGGACCTGCTCAGCTACGACCGCACTGATGAGCCTGATCCAGAGGAGAGGGGCTCAGAGGAAAACTACAGCAG GCCTGAAGCTCCCAACGAGTTCTACGATGGTGACCACGACAATGACAAGGAGAGCGACGTGGAGAtctga
- the HDAC3 gene encoding histone deacetylase 3 isoform X2 yields MGNNCCFCLWKVFKPYQASQHDMCRFHSEDYIDFLQRVSPNNMQGFTKSLNAFNVGDDCPVFPGLFEFCSRYTGASLQGATQLNNKICDIAINWAGGLHHAKKFEASGFCYVNDIVIGILELLKYHPRVLYIDIDIHHGDGVQEAFYLTDRVMTVSFHKYGNYFFPGTGDMYEVGAESGRYYCLNVPLRDGIDDQSYKHLFQPVINQVVDYYQPTCIVLQCGADSLGCDRLGCFNLSIRGHGECVEYVKSFNIPLLVLGGGGYTVRNVARCWTYETSLLVDEPISDELPYSEYFEYFAPDFTLHPDVSTRIENQNSRQYLDQIRQTIFENLKMLNHAPSVQIHDVPSDLLSYDRTDEPDPEERGSEENYSRPEAPNEFYDGDHDNDKESDVEI; encoded by the exons ATGGGAAATAACTGCTGCTTTTGTCTCTGGAAGGTGTTCAAGCCCTACCAGGCCTCCCAGCACGACATGTGCCGCTTCCACTCCGAGGATTACATCGACTTCCTGCAGAGGGTGAGCCCCAACAACATGCAGGGCTTCACCAAGAGCCTCAACGCCTTCAACGTGGGTGATGACTG CCCAGTGTTTCCAGGCCTCTTTGAATTTTGCTCTCGTTACACTGGggcctccctgcagggagcaacACAGCTGAACAACAAG ATCTGTGACATTGCCATAAACTGGGCAGGGGGTCTCCATCATGCCAAAAAGTTTGAG GCTTCAGGCTTCTGTTATGTCAACGACATCGTGATCGgcatcctggagctgctcaa GTATCACCCCCGGGTGCTGTACATCGACATCGATATCCATCACGGGGACGGCGTGCAGGAGGCTTTCTACCTGACAGATCGTGTCATGACAGTGTCATTTCACAAATATGGCAACTATTTCTTTCCTGGCACAG GTGACATGTATGAGGTTGGTGCAGAGAGTGGCCGTTACTATTGTCTCAATGTGCCCCTCCGAGATGGCATCGATGACCAAA GTTATAAGCACCTCTTCCAGCCAGTTATTAACCAGGTGGTAGATTACTATCAGCCTACCTGCATAGTCCTGCAG TGTGGTGCTGATTCTCTGGGTTGTGACCGGCTGGGATGTTTTAACCTCAGTATAAGAGGTCATGG GGAGTGTGTGGAGTATGTGAAGAGCTTCAACATTCCCTtgctggtgctgggaggaggaggtTACACGGTGCGGAACGTGGCTCGCTGCTG GACTTATGAAACCTCCTTGCTCGTGGATGAACCAATTAGTGATGAGCTCCCCTACAGTG AGTACTTTGAGTACTTCGCTCCAGACTTCACCCTTCACCCTGATGTCAGCACGAGGATTGAGAATCAGAACTCCAGGCAG TACCTGGATCAGATCAGGCAGACCATATTTGAGAACCTGAAGATGCTGAACCACGCTCCCAGCGTGCAGATCCACGACGTGCCCTCGGACCTGCTCAGCTACGACCGCACTGATGAGCCTGATCCAGAGGAGAGGGGCTCAGAGGAAAACTACAGCAG GCCTGAAGCTCCCAACGAGTTCTACGATGGTGACCACGACAATGACAAGGAGAGCGACGTGGAGAtctga